A portion of the Carya illinoinensis cultivar Pawnee chromosome 11, C.illinoinensisPawnee_v1, whole genome shotgun sequence genome contains these proteins:
- the LOC122282969 gene encoding phosphoglycerate kinase, chloroplastic: protein MASATAPTTLSLLPTATSSSTSHIRSSLLHLSPTSSSSSCSISLRSSNIRRLGFSAADPLFAHGVASKVRSFGGKAVRGVVSMAKKSVGDLSAADLKGKKVFVRADLNVPLDDNQNITDDTRVRAAVPTIKHLIQNGAKVILSSHLGRPKGVTPKFSLAPLVPRLSELLGIQVVKADDVIGPEVEKLVASLPDGSVLLLENVRFYKEEEKNDPEFAKKLASLAELYVNDAFGTAHRAHASTEGVTKFLKPSVAGFLLQKELDYLVGAVSSPKRPFAAIVGGSKVSSKIGVIESLLEKVDILLLGGGMIFTFYKAQGLSVGSSLVEEDKLDLATTLIAKAKAKGVSLLLPTDVVIADKFAPDANSKIVPASGIPDGWMGLDIGPDSIKTFNDALDTTKTVIWNGPMGVFEFDKFAVGTESIAKKLAELSGKGVTTIIGGGDSVAAVEKVGVAAVMSHISTGGGASLELLEGKELPGVLALDEATPVPV from the exons ATGGCCTCAGCCACCGCACCCACAACCCTCTCTCTTCTCCCCACCGCCACTTCCTCCTCCACCTCCCACATCCGCTCCTCTCTCCTCCACCTCTCCCctacctcctcctcttcctcctgcTCCATTTCCCTCCGCTCCTCCAACATCCGCCGCCTCGGCTTCTCCGCCGCCGACCCTCTGTTCGCCCATGGAGTGGCCTCCAAAGTTCGATCATTCGGCGGAAAAGCAGTGAGAGGCGTGGTTTCCATGGCTAAGAAGAGTGTTGGGGACTTGTCCGCCGCAGACTTGAAGGGGAAGAAGGTTTTTGTGAGGGCTGACTTAAATGTGCCTCTGGATGACAACCAGAATATCACTGATGATACAAGGGTTAGAGCTGCGGTACCAACTATCAAGCATTTGATTCAGAATGGAGCTAAAGTCATTCTTTCCAGCCATTTG GGACGACCAAAGGGTGTTACTCCAAAATTTAGCTTGGCACCTCTTGTACCTCGGCTATCTGAACTCCTTGGCATTCAG GTTGTGAAGGCAGATGACGTTATTGGTCCAGAGGTAGAAAAGTTGGTGGCTTCACTTCCTGACGGCAGTGTCCTTCTTCTTGAAAATGTGAGATTTTAcaaggaggaagaaaagaatGACCCTGAGTTTGCAAAGAAGCTCGCCTCCTTAGCTGAGCTTTATGTGAATGATGCTTTTGGGACTGCACATCGAGCTCATGCATCAACTGAAGGGGTTACAAAATTCTTGAAGCCATCTGTTGCTGGTTTCCTATTGCAGAAG GAACTTGACTATCTTGTTGGCGCTGTATCAAGCCCCAAGAGGCCATTTGCTGCCATTGTGGGTGGCTCAAAGGTTTCATCAAAGATTGGGGTAATCGAGTCACTTCTAGAAAAGGTTGATATCTTACTTCTTGGTGGAGGAATGATCTTCACATTTTACAAGGCCCAGGGCCTCTCAGTGGGTTCATCCCTGGTAGAAGAAGATAAGCTAGATCTTGCTACAACACTCATTGCCAAGGCCAAGGCAAAGGGAGTTTCCCTTTTGTTACCCACTGATGTGGTAATTGCAGACAAGTTCGCTCCGGATGCTAACAGCAAG ATTGTGCCAGCTTCTGGCATCCCTGATGGCTGGATGGGATTAGATATTGGACCAGACTCTATCAAGACATTCAATGATGCTCTGGACACTACTAAAACTGTCATCTGGAATGGGCCAATGGGAGTGTTTGAGTTTGACAAGTTTGCAGTTGGAACTGAG TCTATTGCGAAGAAGCTAGCAGAGCTTAGTGGGAAGGGAGTGACAACAATCATTGGGGGTGGAGATTCTGTTGCAGCAGTAGAGAAAGTAGGAGTTGCTGCTGTGATGAGCCACATTTCAACTGGTGGTGGTGCCAGTTTGGAATTGTTGGAAGGCAAAGAGCTCCCTGGTGTCCTTGCTCTTGATGAAGCCACTCCTGTTCCCGTGTAA
- the LOC122282968 gene encoding phosphoglycerate kinase, cytosolic-like, whose product MATKRSVSTLKEADLKGKKVLVRVDLNVPLDDNLSITDDNRIRAAVPTIKYLQSHGAKLILCTHLGRPKGVTPKYSLKPLIPRLSELLGLEVKMANDCIGEEVKKIVDELPEGGVLLLENVRFYKEEEKNDPEFAKKLASLADVYVNDAFGTAHRAHASTEGVAKYLKPAVAGFLMQKELDYLVGAVANPKRPFAAIVGGSKVSTKIGVIESLLGKVDLLLLGGGMMFTFYKAQGYSVGSSLVEEDKLDLATSLMEKAKLKGVSLLLPTDVVIADKFAADANSKVVPASSIPDGWMGLDIGPDSIKTFSEVLDTTQTIIWNGPMGVFEIDKFAVGTEAIAKTLADLTAKGVTTIVGGGDSVAAVEKLGLAEKMSHISTGGGASLELLEGKSLPGVLALDDA is encoded by the exons ATGGCGACCAAGAGGAGCGTGAGCACTCTGAAGGAGGCGGATTTGAAGGGGAAGAAGGTTTTGGTGAGGGTCGATCTAAACGTGCCTTTGGATGACAACCTCAGCATCACCGATGACAACAGAATCCGTGCTGCTGTCCCCACCATCAAGTATTTGCAGTCTCATGGCGCTAAACTCATCCTCTGCACTCACCTC GGACGACCAAAGGGTGTCACACCTAAGTACAGTCTGAAGCCCCTTATTCCAAGGCTGTCagaacttcttggacttgag GTCAAGATGGCAAATGACTGTATCGGTGAGGAAGTCAAGAAGATTGTGGATGAACTTCCAGAAGGAGGTGTTTTGCTCCTTGAGAATGTGCGGTTTTAtaaggaggaagagaagaaCGACCCAGAATTTGCAAAGAAGCTGGCTTCTCTTGCAGATGTCTATGTGAATGATGCATTTGGCACTGCCCACAGGGCCCATGCTTCCACGGAAGGAGTGGCTAAATACTTGAAACCAGCTGTTGCTGGATTCCTCATGCAGAAA GAACTGGACTATCTTGTTGGAGCTGTAGCAAACCCCAAGAGGCCATTTGCCGCTATTGTTGGCGGTTCAAAGGTGTCAACCAAGATTGGAGTGATAGAATCCTTGTTGGGGAAGGTTGATCTCCTTTTGCTGGGTGGAGGGATGATGTTTACCTTTTACAAGGCGCAAGGATATTCAGTTGGGTCTTCCCTCGTGGAGGAAGACAAGCTGGATCTTGCAACATCCCTAATGGAGAAGGCCAAGTTGAAAGGGGTGTCTCTACTGCTTCCAACTGATGTGGTTATTGCTGACAAATTTGCTGCTGATGCTAACAGCAAG GTTGTTCCAGCATCTAGCATTCCGGATGGGTGGATGGGTTTGGATATTGGACCTGATTCCATCAAGACATTCAGTGAAGTTCTGGATACTACCCAAACCATCATCTGGAATGGACCTATGGGTGTGTTTGAGATTGATAAATTTGCTGTCGGAACAGAG GCGATAGCCAAGACGCTGGCAGACCTGACTGCCAAGGGAGTGACAACAATCGTTGGAGGAGGCGACTCTGTTGCAGCTGTGGAGAAGCTTGGGCTTGCTGAGAAGATGAGCCATATCTCAACTGGAGGTGGTGCCAGCTTAGAGCTTCTTGAGGGGAAATCACTCCCTGGTGTCCTTGCTCTTGACGATGCCTGA
- the LOC122282765 gene encoding uncharacterized protein LOC122282765 — MASSPLNQKSNYHARSVSLPSRPHPLILQCNEHLCRLGASDTTSSPSTTLRSKLSCLQDLHECVEKLLQLPQTQQAIVQERHEKWVEELFDGSLQLLDGCSATKDAVIHTKECTRELQSIMRRRRGDDMGFEREVRKYLMSRKVVKKAVQRALKGMESKRANKNHENLAMVSTLREIEAATLNVFESLLSYIIGPKLRSKPSSWSLVSKLVLPKRVACDNEETERSELEMVDAALYAIISEKASKPDHIVNAENVQNLLGKLEPNVQDLEEGLERLFRRLIKTRVSLLNILNY, encoded by the coding sequence atGGCTTCCTCTCCTTTAAACCAAAAGTCCAATTACCATGCTCGCTCTGTTAGCTTGCCCTCCAGACCACACCCTCTCATTCTACAATGCAATGAGCATCTGTGCAGGTTAGGTGCTTCAGACACTACTTCATCACCATCAACAACATTAAGAAGCAAACTGAGTTGCCTTCAGGATCTGCACGAATGTGTTGAAAAGTTGCTTCAGTTACCCCAAACTCAGCAAGCCATTGTCCAAGAGCGCCATGAAAAGTGGGTCGAAGAGCTTTTTGATGGATCTCTCCAGCTATTGGATGGGTGTAGCGCAACCAAGGATGCCGTGATCCATACAAAGGAATGCACACGTGAGCTCCAATCAATTATGCGCAGGAGAAGAGGAGATGACATGGGATTTGAGAGGGAGGTCAGGAAATACTTGATGTCCAGGAAGGTTGTCAAGAAGGCAGTCCAAAGAGCCCTTAAAGGAATGGAGAGTAAGCGTGCTAACAAAAACCATGAGAATCTGGCCATGGTTAGCACATTAAGAGAAATAGAAGCAGCCACCCTTAATGTCTTTGAATCCTTGTTATCCTATATAATTGGCCCTAAGTTGAGATCAAAACCAAGTAGCTGGTCTTTGGTCTCCAAGCTGGTCCTTCCCAAAAGAGTAGCATGCGACAATGAAGAAACAGAAAGATCTGAACTCGAGATGGTCGATGCTGCATTGTATGCCATTATCAGTGAAAAAGCAAGCAAACCTGATCACATAGTGAATGCTGAGAATGTGCAGAACTTGCTGGGAAAATTGGAGCCGAATGTTCAAGATCTTGAAGAAGGACTAGAGCGCCTTTTCAGGCGCTTAATCAAAACCAGAGTTTCCCTTCTCAACATCCTCAACTACTAG
- the LOC122282214 gene encoding uncharacterized protein LOC122282214: MRRRRGGDNGFEREVRKYLMSRKVVKKAVQKALKGMESKRADKNHENLAMVSTLREIEAATLNVFESLLSYITGSKLRSKSSSWSLVSKLFLPKRVACDNEDTERSELEMVNSALYSIVSERTSKSDDMVTVENVRNLLEKLEPNVQDLEEGLELLSGA; encoded by the coding sequence ATGCGCAGGAGAAGGGGAGGTGACAATGGGTTTGAGAGGGAGGTCAGGAAATACTTGATGTCTAGGAAGGTTGTCAAGAAGGCAGTCCAAAAGGCCCTAAAAGGAATGGAAAGTAAACGTGCTGACAAAAACCATGAGAATCTGGCCATGGTTAGCACATTAAGAGAAATAGAAGCAGCCACCCTCAATGTCTTTGAATCCTTGTTGTCTTATATAACAGGCTCTAAGTTGAGATCAAAATCAAGCAGCTGGTCTTTGGTCTCCAAGTTGTTCCTTCCCAAAAGAGTAGCATGTGACAATGAAGATACGGAAAGATCTGAACTCGAGATGGTCAATTCTGCATTGTACTCCATCGTTAGTGAAAGAACAAGCAAATCTGATGACATGGTAACTGTTGAGAATGTCCGGAACTTGTTGGAAAAATTGGAGCCAAACGTTCAAGATCTTGAAGAAGGACTTGAGCTCCTTTCAGGCGCTTAA